Proteins encoded together in one Thermostichus vulcanus str. 'Rupite' window:
- a CDS encoding ABC transporter substrate-binding protein, producing MSMHQTPVERPSTQAKVKSFLLPALLLGLSLLGEVQPAASQEVTELTFYYPVLVPGPITELFDQLVSDFTAKNPDVRITPVYSGSYDETTNRIQTQLRAGGELPDLAIIGNQHTVMYVDLDAIVPLDERIQAEGSDFEADLVPAFMLNTRFRGQTWSIPFQRSTPVMYYNKDMFRAAGLDPESPPTNWAEVIEYAQKLTQRDSSGNVTTWGIQIPSDIDAWVIQAMAVGNGQPWVNETDANRVFFDHPATIGVLQHLRALAEDYQVMPGGLIPWAQIPAEFTSGKAAMVYHTIGSQTSILKQTEGKFEVGVAFIPGGQKYGVITGGGNLAIFKQSSPEEQNASWRFIRFLLEPEQMATWSAGTGYLPVTRSAYEHPIFQEYLQRAPGAAVAFEQLNVAAKQMAVHELLRVTDVVKAGIQASITGESTPEQAMQRAQAEADAILSRYRD from the coding sequence ATGAGCATGCATCAAACCCCTGTAGAAAGGCCCTCTACGCAAGCCAAGGTCAAGTCCTTCCTACTGCCTGCCCTGTTGCTGGGGTTGTCTTTATTGGGAGAAGTCCAACCTGCTGCCAGCCAAGAGGTGACCGAGCTGACGTTTTACTATCCGGTGCTGGTGCCGGGGCCGATTACGGAGCTGTTTGACCAACTGGTGAGCGACTTTACCGCCAAAAACCCCGATGTTCGAATCACACCCGTCTATTCTGGAAGTTACGACGAAACCACCAATCGCATTCAAACGCAGCTACGGGCTGGCGGAGAGCTGCCCGATCTGGCAATTATCGGCAACCAGCACACGGTGATGTACGTGGATTTGGATGCCATTGTGCCGTTGGATGAGCGAATCCAAGCGGAGGGATCCGACTTCGAAGCCGATCTCGTGCCCGCCTTCATGCTCAACACCCGCTTCCGGGGCCAAACCTGGAGCATTCCCTTTCAACGCAGTACGCCGGTGATGTACTACAACAAGGATATGTTCCGGGCAGCAGGGCTGGATCCGGAGTCGCCCCCCACCAACTGGGCAGAAGTGATTGAGTATGCTCAAAAACTGACCCAACGGGATAGCAGTGGCAATGTCACCACCTGGGGGATCCAGATCCCTTCTGATATCGATGCTTGGGTGATCCAAGCGATGGCGGTGGGCAATGGGCAGCCTTGGGTGAACGAGACGGATGCCAACCGAGTCTTTTTCGACCATCCCGCCACCATTGGTGTGCTGCAACACCTGCGTGCCTTGGCGGAAGATTATCAGGTGATGCCGGGTGGGTTGATCCCATGGGCCCAAATTCCTGCCGAGTTCACCAGTGGCAAAGCCGCCATGGTTTATCACACCATCGGCAGCCAAACCAGCATCCTCAAGCAAACCGAAGGGAAATTTGAAGTAGGGGTGGCCTTTATCCCCGGCGGCCAAAAGTACGGGGTGATCACCGGCGGCGGCAACCTCGCCATTTTCAAACAAAGCAGCCCGGAAGAACAGAATGCCTCTTGGCGCTTTATTCGCTTCTTGCTGGAGCCAGAACAAATGGCCACCTGGTCTGCGGGCACAGGCTACTTGCCCGTTACCCGATCAGCCTATGAGCATCCGATCTTCCAAGAGTATCTGCAACGGGCACCGGGGGCGGCGGTAGCCTTTGAACAGTTGAACGTAGCTGCCAAACAAATGGCTGTACACGAGTTGCTACGGGTTACCGACGTGGTGAAAGCCGGGATCCAAGCCAGCATTACGGGAGAAAGCACCCCTGAACAAGCCATGCAGAGGGCCCAAGCAGAAGCCGATGCCATTCTCAGTCGTTACCGGGACTGA
- a CDS encoding carbohydrate ABC transporter permease, which yields MVLPTLVVVVLFTLLPLGLALYSSLTIDKWTDPFGENGTFVGWENYRTLFADPVFQKVLQNTGLFIGVTVPISLALAFGLALLLNQQMAGLGLLRLGFFYPTVLPMVGAGTIWLFIYNRNFGLANDLVSWLGLPRQNWLGTPQWALWAVMVMSIWKSTSYYLIFFLAGLQSLPTEVMEAGQLDGANRWQRFCYLTLPLMRNTIFFVTVIALAAAFQTYDQIAVLTKDGGPNHATNLLLFNVRIAFSNGDYDLANAQSILLVLMVLFLTLLAYGLAEAGQTKVD from the coding sequence TTGGTCTTACCTACCCTGGTCGTGGTGGTTCTCTTCACCCTCCTCCCTTTGGGTTTGGCTCTGTACAGCAGCCTCACCATCGACAAGTGGACGGATCCCTTCGGGGAGAATGGCACCTTTGTGGGTTGGGAAAATTACCGCACCCTGTTTGCCGATCCGGTATTCCAAAAAGTGCTACAGAATACGGGCCTCTTCATTGGGGTAACGGTACCGATCAGCCTGGCTCTGGCCTTTGGGCTGGCCCTATTGCTCAATCAGCAGATGGCTGGCCTAGGGCTGCTACGGCTGGGCTTTTTCTACCCGACTGTACTGCCGATGGTGGGGGCGGGTACCATTTGGTTGTTCATCTACAATCGCAACTTTGGTCTGGCCAATGACTTGGTGAGTTGGCTAGGGCTACCCCGGCAAAATTGGTTGGGTACGCCCCAGTGGGCTTTGTGGGCCGTGATGGTGATGAGCATTTGGAAATCCACCAGCTACTATTTGATCTTTTTTTTGGCGGGGTTACAAAGCCTACCCACAGAGGTGATGGAAGCAGGCCAACTGGATGGGGCCAATCGTTGGCAACGGTTTTGCTACCTAACTCTGCCCTTGATGCGTAACACTATCTTTTTTGTCACAGTGATTGCTCTGGCAGCCGCCTTTCAAACCTACGATCAAATAGCGGTTCTAACCAAAGATGGCGGCCCCAATCATGCCACCAATTTGCTGCTGTTCAACGTTCGTATTGCCTTCAGCAACGGGGATTACGATTTAGCCAATGCCCAAAGTATCCTGCTGGTGTTGATGGTCTTGTTTTTAACTTTACTGGCCTATGGACTGGCGGAAGCTGGACAAACAAAGGTGGACTGA
- a CDS encoding carbohydrate ABC transporter permease, protein MRGIQNRLATLATWGLMGLWLVPLVWVVAISLRPEAVPLGRGSSLYAGSFTWQNYEQAWRTIAPSYTNTVIIVFGTLAVQLVTITLAGYAFARLRFWGREGWFLLSLVQIMIPITALIIPNFFIIRSLGLYDTVWAVMVPYFGSAFGTFLMRQTFRSVPIELEESARIDGANFLQVLLYVYLPMGIPGLVAFSLASIVYHWNDFLFPLLVTADKASPLSVRLSILAATEGGIQWPQLAAATVWVILPLLLLFMVLQRQFVQSFARSGLK, encoded by the coding sequence ATGCGTGGGATCCAAAACCGACTGGCAACACTGGCCACCTGGGGACTGATGGGGCTTTGGTTGGTACCTCTGGTCTGGGTGGTGGCCATTTCGTTGCGTCCAGAGGCGGTGCCTTTGGGGCGGGGATCCAGCCTGTATGCAGGGAGCTTCACCTGGCAAAATTATGAGCAGGCTTGGCGAACCATCGCCCCTAGCTATACCAATACCGTAATCATCGTGTTTGGAACCCTAGCGGTGCAGTTGGTCACGATTACGTTGGCAGGGTATGCTTTTGCTCGACTACGGTTTTGGGGCCGCGAGGGTTGGTTTCTACTGAGCCTAGTTCAGATCATGATCCCGATTACGGCATTGATTATCCCAAATTTTTTTATCATTCGCTCCCTTGGTCTTTATGACACCGTTTGGGCAGTGATGGTACCTTATTTTGGCTCCGCCTTTGGTACCTTTTTGATGCGACAAACCTTTCGAAGCGTACCGATTGAGCTAGAAGAATCCGCCCGCATAGATGGGGCTAACTTTCTACAGGTTTTACTCTATGTTTACCTGCCGATGGGGATCCCGGGTTTGGTGGCTTTTTCTTTGGCTTCAATCGTTTATCACTGGAACGACTTCTTGTTTCCTCTGTTGGTCACTGCTGACAAAGCTAGTCCCCTCAGTGTTCGTCTCTCCATTTTGGCTGCTACTGAAGGTGGGATCCAATGGCCACAATTGGCAGCAGCGACCGTTTGGGTAATTTTGCCCCTACTCTTGCTTTTCATGGTTTTACAGCGACAATTTGTACAGAGCTTTGCTCGCTCGGGCCTCAAATAG
- a CDS encoding DeoR/GlpR family DNA-binding transcription regulator, which translates to MLAKLSAAERQQYILDQIQKKGSISVSDTAITLKVSEMTVRRDLMELEKRGLLQRRHGGATLLTAQLLDDLYSWETRVRHNVEAKVAIAKVALGLISEGDKLILHSGTTVALLARMLRSYGSLTIATNSILSMEELLGSPQVEVILTGGILNPDLKQLAGPLALQSLNSIRADKVFLSCSSISTQDGLFFTSAMDEVALEQASIRNCREAYLLVDHSKFQRSDFWVVGQLTQLKAVITDAGIPPERVKEMEAAGIPCIVA; encoded by the coding sequence ATGCTAGCCAAACTCTCTGCCGCTGAACGTCAGCAATATATCCTTGATCAGATCCAAAAAAAAGGATCCATCAGTGTTTCTGATACTGCTATTACTCTTAAAGTTTCAGAGATGACCGTGCGACGGGATTTGATGGAGTTGGAAAAACGGGGCTTACTGCAACGGCGACATGGAGGGGCAACTCTTCTGACCGCCCAACTTCTAGACGACCTCTACTCCTGGGAAACTCGGGTTCGCCACAATGTGGAGGCAAAGGTAGCCATTGCCAAGGTGGCGCTGGGATTGATTTCCGAGGGGGACAAATTAATTTTGCACAGTGGTACAACAGTTGCTTTGCTGGCGCGAATGTTGCGCAGTTATGGCAGCCTGACCATCGCCACCAACAGCATCTTGAGCATGGAAGAATTGCTCGGCTCTCCCCAGGTAGAAGTAATCTTAACTGGAGGGATCCTCAATCCTGACTTAAAACAATTGGCAGGCCCTTTGGCCTTACAATCCCTCAACTCGATTCGAGCTGATAAGGTCTTTTTAAGCTGTAGCAGTATTTCCACCCAGGATGGGCTATTTTTTACCAGCGCCATGGATGAAGTAGCCCTCGAACAAGCCTCCATCCGCAACTGTCGGGAGGCCTATTTGCTCGTGGATCACAGTAAGTTCCAACGTTCTGATTTTTGGGTGGTTGGGCAACTGACGCAACTTAAAGCCGTCATTACCGATGCCGGGATCCCTCCAGAACGAGTCAAAGAGATGGAAGCTGCTGGGATCCCTTGTATTGTCGCTTAG
- a CDS encoding aspartate aminotransferase — MNRALIPAQRLNKLPAYVFARLDELKARARQQGLDLIDLGMGNPDGPTPQPVVEAAQAAIADPAHHGYPPFEGTASFRQAITDWYYRRYGVELDANGEALPLLGSKEGLTHLALAYVDPGDLVLVPSPAYPAHFRGPMIAGGQIYPMMMRAENGWLIDLEEIPAEVAQQARVLYFNYPNNPTAAVAPRSFFEAVVEFARRYDLILVHDLCYAELAFDGYQPTSLLQIPGAKELAVEFHTLSKTYNMAGWRVGFVVGNRQIIQSLRTLKTNLDYGIFAAIQKAAETALRLPDSYLHQVQERYRTRRDYLIGRLAELGWRLSPPQATMYLWIPTPRTASGGAEGSTEFALRVLESTGVVVTPGNAFGEGGEGYVRISLIADCERMGQAMDRWREAGIRYS, encoded by the coding sequence ATGAACCGTGCCCTCATCCCTGCCCAACGGCTGAATAAACTGCCCGCCTATGTCTTTGCCCGTTTGGATGAGCTAAAGGCCCGCGCCCGCCAGCAGGGATTGGACTTGATTGATTTGGGGATGGGGAATCCCGACGGTCCTACCCCTCAGCCGGTGGTGGAGGCAGCCCAAGCGGCGATTGCGGATCCCGCTCATCATGGTTACCCGCCCTTTGAAGGCACGGCCAGTTTCCGTCAGGCGATTACGGATTGGTACTACCGCCGCTATGGGGTGGAGCTAGATGCCAATGGGGAAGCCTTGCCCCTACTGGGATCCAAAGAAGGACTCACCCATCTGGCTTTGGCCTATGTGGATCCGGGAGATTTGGTGTTGGTGCCTAGCCCCGCCTATCCGGCTCATTTCCGTGGCCCGATGATTGCCGGTGGACAAATTTACCCAATGATGATGCGGGCCGAAAACGGGTGGCTGATCGATTTGGAGGAAATTCCCGCAGAAGTGGCCCAGCAGGCGCGGGTGCTCTATTTCAATTACCCAAACAACCCGACGGCGGCGGTTGCACCCCGCTCTTTTTTCGAGGCGGTGGTGGAATTTGCCCGCCGCTACGATCTGATTCTGGTGCACGATCTCTGTTATGCAGAGCTGGCTTTCGATGGCTACCAGCCCACCAGCTTGCTCCAGATCCCTGGTGCTAAAGAGCTGGCGGTGGAGTTTCACACCCTCTCCAAAACCTACAACATGGCCGGGTGGCGGGTGGGATTTGTGGTGGGCAACCGCCAAATTATCCAAAGCCTGCGTACCCTGAAAACCAACCTGGATTACGGCATTTTCGCTGCCATTCAGAAGGCTGCTGAAACGGCTCTGCGCCTGCCGGATAGCTACCTACACCAAGTGCAAGAACGTTACCGAACCCGCCGCGACTATCTGATTGGCCGGTTGGCGGAATTGGGCTGGCGGCTCTCTCCTCCTCAGGCGACGATGTACCTCTGGATCCCGACCCCTCGCACGGCCAGTGGTGGGGCAGAAGGTTCGACGGAATTTGCCTTGCGGGTTTTGGAATCGACGGGGGTTGTGGTGACTCCAGGCAATGCTTTTGGGGAAGGGGGCGAAGGCTATGTGCGGATTAGTTTGATTGCCGATTGTGAGCGCATGGGGCAGGCGATGGATCGCTGGAGAGAGGCCGGGATCCGCTATAGCTAA
- the der gene encoding ribosome biogenesis GTPase Der, whose protein sequence is MPLPLVAIVGRPNVGKSTLVNRMAGTRSAIVHDEPGVTRDRLYQEVEWNGRRLRVVDTGGLIFGDDSEFLPHIRQQAMAALAEAQAVILVVDGMEGLLPADVEVASWLRKQPLPVVVAVNKCESGQMGLAQAAAFWELGLGEPIPCSGIHGNGVAEVLEAVLPHLPESVPDTAEQEPIAISVVGRPNVGKSSLLNRLVGSERAIVSPISGTTRDAIDTVIEWEGRPYRLIDTAGIRKKNRVDYGVEFFSINRAFKAIQRSDVVLLVIDALDGVTEQDQKLASRIEEEGRACVIVVNKWDAVEDKDTYTLNEFTCDIRAKLYFLEWAPLLFVSALTGQRTQKIFEQVDTVVAAHRKRISTAVVNEVLQDALSWQSPPTNRQGKQGKIYYGTQVSDRPPTFVLFVNDPDLFKDNYRRFMEKHFRQNLDFTGTPIRFRWRGKSERSVGRAVQKLEGSPSPR, encoded by the coding sequence GTGCCGTTACCGCTTGTGGCTATTGTTGGTCGCCCGAATGTGGGCAAATCCACCCTCGTCAATCGCATGGCAGGGACCCGTTCGGCCATTGTGCATGACGAGCCGGGAGTGACACGGGATCGTCTGTACCAGGAGGTGGAGTGGAATGGGCGTCGGTTGCGGGTGGTGGATACTGGCGGCCTGATTTTTGGGGATGATAGTGAATTTTTGCCCCATATTCGTCAGCAAGCGATGGCAGCACTAGCCGAGGCCCAAGCCGTGATCTTGGTGGTGGATGGCATGGAGGGGTTGCTTCCTGCCGATGTAGAAGTGGCCAGTTGGCTGCGCAAACAACCCCTGCCAGTGGTGGTGGCCGTGAACAAATGCGAATCGGGGCAAATGGGACTGGCCCAGGCAGCCGCCTTTTGGGAGCTGGGACTGGGGGAGCCGATCCCCTGTTCCGGCATTCATGGCAATGGCGTGGCAGAAGTGCTGGAAGCGGTGTTGCCGCATCTGCCAGAGTCAGTTCCAGACACCGCCGAGCAAGAACCGATTGCCATCTCTGTGGTGGGGCGGCCCAATGTTGGCAAATCCAGCCTACTGAATCGTTTGGTGGGATCCGAACGGGCCATCGTCAGCCCCATTTCCGGCACCACCCGCGATGCCATCGATACGGTGATCGAGTGGGAGGGACGGCCCTACCGGTTGATCGATACCGCCGGGATCCGCAAGAAAAACCGAGTCGATTATGGGGTGGAGTTTTTTAGCATCAACCGCGCCTTCAAAGCCATTCAACGCTCAGATGTCGTGTTGCTGGTGATCGATGCCCTGGATGGGGTGACGGAGCAGGATCAAAAGCTGGCCAGCCGTATCGAAGAAGAGGGCCGCGCCTGTGTGATCGTGGTCAACAAATGGGATGCCGTCGAAGACAAAGACACCTACACCCTCAACGAATTCACCTGCGACATCCGCGCCAAGCTCTACTTTTTGGAATGGGCACCACTCCTCTTTGTCAGCGCCCTGACTGGGCAACGCACCCAGAAAATCTTTGAACAGGTGGATACTGTTGTCGCCGCCCATCGTAAACGCATCTCTACTGCCGTGGTGAACGAAGTGCTCCAAGATGCCCTTTCCTGGCAATCCCCACCCACCAATCGCCAAGGCAAACAAGGAAAAATCTACTACGGCACCCAAGTTTCGGATCGGCCACCGACCTTTGTCTTATTTGTCAATGACCCGGATCTGTTTAAAGATAATTACCGACGCTTCATGGAGAAGCATTTTCGGCAAAACCTTGACTTTACGGGTACCCCGATTCGCTTTCGTTGGCGGGGAAAATCCGAGCGTTCGGTGGGGCGGGCTGTGCAGAAGTTAGAGGGATCCCCATCACCTCGCTAG
- the smpB gene encoding SsrA-binding protein SmpB → MAVDPNVKTIVDNRRARFEYEILETYEAGIQLTGTEVKSIRAGKANLQDAFALFRDGEAWLHNLHISPHGTASKVFNHDPTRRRKLLLHRKEINRMMGLVEQKGLTVIPLKLVLNRGWIKAHLGVARGKKLHDKRQAIKDRQTQRDIQRELKER, encoded by the coding sequence ATGGCCGTTGATCCGAATGTTAAAACGATTGTGGATAACCGCCGTGCCCGGTTTGAGTACGAAATTTTGGAGACCTACGAAGCCGGGATCCAGCTGACCGGAACGGAGGTGAAATCCATCCGGGCGGGGAAGGCCAACCTGCAGGATGCCTTTGCTCTGTTTCGGGATGGAGAAGCCTGGCTGCACAATTTGCACATTTCCCCCCACGGCACCGCCAGCAAGGTGTTTAACCATGATCCCACCCGGCGGCGCAAGCTGCTGCTGCATCGCAAAGAGATCAACCGCATGATGGGCTTGGTGGAGCAAAAAGGGCTGACGGTGATCCCCCTGAAGTTGGTGCTGAATCGGGGCTGGATCAAGGCTCATCTCGGGGTGGCTCGCGGTAAAAAATTACACGATAAACGGCAAGCGATCAAAGACCGGCAAACCCAGCGGGATATCCAACGAGAATTGAAGGAGCGTTGA
- a CDS encoding sensor histidine kinase: MSNWLREWFSPQGFMPHGQCYLWEQDLLWLHAIADSLISLAYFSIPLLLIYFIRQRQDVPFKRVFALFSLFIISCGLTHLMGVWTLWHPAYWISGWLKALTALVSLYTAVELIPIIPKALSLPSPSALAAINQALSQEIQERQAAEAQVHQLNERLQKQVDELERLNLLKDDFLSTLSHELRTPLTSIRLSVELLQLSLGQFSLSDKQQQYLSLLRQECQREIELVEDLLMLQELETNSYSKNPEDLNFSQCLTAWVQLLQEQALAAQQSLSLQIRSFFPPLRLDATGLERILRELIVNACKHGDRPGQIQVEATLNPRPIGENSPYHLVLQVRNTGNIPPMELPYLFNSFYRVPQADPWKQGGTGLGLALVKKLVDSMQGKITVKSKDGWVSFWVELPVAPSLEAETDISLNYR, from the coding sequence GTGAGCAATTGGCTGCGTGAGTGGTTCTCCCCGCAAGGATTCATGCCCCATGGCCAGTGCTACCTATGGGAGCAAGATTTGCTTTGGCTACATGCCATCGCCGATAGCCTGATCAGCCTGGCTTATTTTTCGATTCCACTGTTGCTCATCTACTTCATTCGGCAGCGGCAGGATGTTCCCTTCAAGCGGGTCTTTGCTTTGTTTAGCCTGTTCATCATCTCCTGTGGCCTGACCCACCTGATGGGGGTATGGACGCTGTGGCACCCCGCCTATTGGATCTCTGGCTGGCTGAAAGCGTTGACAGCTCTCGTTTCTCTTTATACGGCTGTTGAATTGATCCCGATCATCCCGAAAGCCTTGAGTTTGCCGAGTCCTTCTGCTTTGGCAGCAATAAACCAAGCCTTGTCTCAGGAAATCCAGGAGCGACAAGCCGCCGAAGCACAAGTCCATCAGCTAAACGAACGGTTGCAAAAACAGGTGGATGAGCTGGAGCGGCTGAACCTCCTGAAAGATGACTTCTTGAGTACCCTTTCCCATGAGTTACGCACTCCCCTCACCAGCATTCGCCTTTCGGTGGAGCTGTTGCAGTTGTCTCTGGGGCAGTTTTCCCTTTCTGACAAGCAACAGCAGTATCTGAGCTTGCTTCGTCAAGAATGCCAACGGGAGATCGAGCTGGTGGAAGATCTGCTCATGCTACAAGAGCTGGAGACGAATTCCTATTCCAAAAACCCAGAAGACTTGAATTTCTCGCAGTGCCTAACCGCTTGGGTGCAACTGCTGCAGGAACAGGCACTGGCTGCTCAACAGTCTCTGAGCTTGCAGATTCGCTCTTTCTTTCCGCCACTGCGATTGGATGCCACCGGCTTAGAGCGCATTCTGCGGGAGCTGATCGTCAATGCCTGTAAGCATGGAGATCGCCCTGGTCAAATCCAGGTAGAAGCCACCCTAAATCCCAGACCCATTGGCGAAAACAGCCCCTACCACTTAGTACTGCAGGTGCGCAACACCGGAAACATTCCCCCAATGGAACTGCCCTATTTGTTTAATTCGTTCTATCGGGTGCCCCAGGCGGATCCCTGGAAACAAGGGGGGACAGGCTTAGGGCTAGCCTTGGTCAAAAAATTGGTGGACTCCATGCAGGGCAAAATAACCGTCAAAAGCAAGGATGGCTGGGTCAGCTTTTGGGTAGAGTTACCGGTGGCTCCGAGCCTTGAGGCAGAAACTGATATCTCCCTCAACTACCGTTAG
- a CDS encoding BMP family lipoprotein: MNWNLTRTVSPLKSLAVGLSVAALMGATPTSAQDPFKVGMVLVGPMQDGGWSQAHVQGSEYVKAQLPGVEFDYLDKVNPADRPNVRASQVADDMIAQGARVIIFTSDDHKDDAVETARRHPEIAVIHASGDMAWPEGKNYIEQPNLANIMPQMEEMRMVAGCAAALGSETGKIGMLGPLINDETRRYAAAAYLGAKYCWDTYRDRPEELEFRVTWIGFWFNIPGVTLDPTKVADDFYNGGFDVVMSALDTPEAAVQGKRAAEAGQRVRYTGYGLATGCDFAPDICLGVSYYNWGPGYKELIEAAKAGTFESQFVRPPIDWSDINNPDTSSAGFVIGDALGAEERAKLEEFIAGLGNGSIELFKGPLNFQDGTPFLAEGEVASEADIWYLGQLLEGMDGASN; encoded by the coding sequence GTGAACTGGAACCTTACCCGTACCGTTTCTCCGCTGAAAAGTCTGGCTGTTGGCCTGTCGGTAGCTGCTTTGATGGGGGCTACACCCACTTCGGCACAGGATCCCTTCAAGGTGGGTATGGTGCTGGTGGGGCCGATGCAGGATGGAGGTTGGAGCCAGGCTCACGTACAGGGTAGCGAATACGTCAAGGCCCAGTTGCCCGGTGTGGAATTCGATTATCTGGACAAAGTCAACCCGGCGGATCGACCGAATGTGCGGGCCTCACAAGTGGCTGATGACATGATCGCCCAAGGGGCTAGGGTAATCATCTTCACCTCAGATGATCACAAAGATGATGCGGTTGAAACCGCCCGTCGGCATCCTGAAATTGCGGTCATTCACGCCTCCGGAGATATGGCCTGGCCGGAAGGAAAGAATTACATCGAGCAGCCCAACTTGGCCAACATCATGCCCCAGATGGAAGAAATGCGCATGGTGGCTGGATGTGCCGCAGCCCTGGGATCCGAAACCGGCAAAATCGGCATGCTGGGGCCCTTGATCAACGATGAAACCCGCCGTTATGCGGCTGCAGCCTACCTGGGAGCCAAGTATTGTTGGGATACCTATCGGGATCGCCCTGAAGAGCTGGAGTTCCGCGTCACCTGGATTGGTTTTTGGTTCAATATTCCCGGTGTCACCTTAGATCCGACCAAAGTCGCGGATGATTTTTATAATGGCGGCTTTGATGTGGTCATGTCGGCGCTGGATACTCCAGAAGCGGCGGTACAAGGGAAGCGGGCTGCCGAGGCTGGACAACGGGTACGCTACACTGGCTACGGTTTGGCAACAGGATGCGACTTTGCCCCCGACATTTGCTTAGGGGTTTCCTATTACAACTGGGGGCCCGGCTATAAAGAACTGATCGAAGCTGCCAAGGCTGGCACCTTTGAGAGCCAATTCGTTCGTCCCCCGATCGACTGGTCGGATATCAACAATCCCGATACCTCTTCTGCTGGCTTTGTGATCGGCGATGCTTTGGGAGCCGAGGAGCGGGCCAAGTTAGAGGAGTTTATCGCTGGCTTAGGGAATGGCAGCATCGAGCTGTTCAAGGGGCCATTGAACTTCCAGGATGGCACGCCTTTCCTCGCTGAGGGCGAAGTGGCTAGCGAAGCCGACATCTGGTACCTTGGTCAACTGCTCGAAGGGATGGATGGCGCCAGCAACTAA
- a CDS encoding glutathione S-transferase family protein, translated as MLRLYGIPTSGNCYKVELLLKQLGIPYEGISVNSRQGENRLPEYLAKNPFGQIPALELESGVVLAESAAILVYLAEDTPMYGQTKLERAEILKWLFFEQTRIARYIATTRFWVRAGQAEANASLIEQNLKLGTDALRIMNTHLEGKTFFVGERYTIADVALFTYTHVAEQGGFDLKPFPSIQAWCQRVQETDQFFPLPGA; from the coding sequence ATGTTGCGACTGTACGGGATCCCGACCTCTGGGAATTGCTACAAGGTGGAGTTGCTCCTCAAACAGTTGGGGATCCCTTACGAAGGGATATCGGTCAATTCCAGGCAAGGAGAGAACCGTCTACCGGAGTACTTGGCCAAGAATCCGTTTGGGCAAATCCCGGCCCTAGAACTGGAAAGTGGTGTAGTGCTGGCCGAGTCAGCAGCCATTCTGGTCTACTTGGCAGAAGATACCCCAATGTACGGCCAAACCAAGCTGGAACGAGCCGAGATTTTAAAATGGCTATTCTTTGAGCAAACCCGCATTGCCCGTTATATTGCCACCACCCGGTTTTGGGTGCGTGCCGGTCAAGCTGAAGCGAATGCCAGTCTGATTGAACAAAATCTCAAGTTGGGCACGGATGCTCTGCGCATCATGAACACCCACCTAGAAGGTAAAACCTTTTTTGTGGGTGAGCGGTACACCATTGCCGATGTCGCTCTATTCACCTATACGCATGTGGCAGAGCAGGGCGGGTTCGACCTCAAGCCCTTCCCCAGCATTCAAGCCTGGTGTCAACGGGTGCAAGAAACGGATCAGTTCTTCCCGCTACCTGGAGCGTGA